A stretch of Vigna angularis cultivar LongXiaoDou No.4 chromosome 4, ASM1680809v1, whole genome shotgun sequence DNA encodes these proteins:
- the LOC108342808 gene encoding rac-like GTP-binding protein RAC1, whose translation MSASRFIKCVTVGDGAVGKTCMLISYTSNTFPTDYVPTVFDNFSANVDVDGSTVNLGLWDTAGQEDYNRLRPLSYRGADVFILAFSLISKASYENIAKKWIPELRHYAPGVPIILVGTKLDLRDDKHFFMDHPGAVPITTAQGEELRKLIGAPAYIECSSKTQQNVKAVFDAAIKVVLQPPKQKKKKRKAQKACSIL comes from the exons ATGAGTGCATCCAGATTCATAAAGTGCGTCACCGTCGGTGACGGTGCTGTCGGCAAAACCTGCATGTTGATCTCCTACACCAGCAACACTTTCCCCACG GACTACGTGCCCACCGTGTTTGACAATTTCAGTGCCAATGTTGATGTGGATGGAAGCACCGTAAACCTGGGTTTGTGGGATACTGCTG GTCAGGAGGATTATAATAGACTGAGACCCTTGAGCTATCGAGGAGCTGACGTTTTTATACTTGCCTTTTCTCTCATAAGCAAGGCTAGCTATGAAAATATTGCTAAGAAg TGGATCCCTGAACTAAGACATTACGCCCCTGGTGTTCCAATAATTCTCGTCGGAACCAAGTTAG ATCTTCGGGATGATAAGCATTTTTTTATGGATCACCCTGGCGCTGTTCCAATCACGACAGCACAG GGAGAAGAATTGAGAAAGCTGATTGGTGCTCCAGCCTACATTGAGTGTAGTTCAAAAACACAACAG AATGTGAAAGCTGTCTTTGACGCTGCCATCAAAGTGGTTCTCCAACCAccaaagcaaaagaaaaagaagaggaaggcTCAGAAAGCTTGCTCCATATTATGA
- the LOC108342805 gene encoding uncharacterized protein LOC108342805 — protein MRGLNRAVLLSRALRSNFTAVSSATATLQRAVPHGTITVRGNNPSVNGFRYVSSSSTSLAYDAQTKAFNPKELVLFQYQACPFCNKVAAFLDYYDIPFKVVEVNPINKKEIKWSDYKKVPILTVDGEQMVDSSDIIDKLIKRIHPDYDLNAEEEKKWREWVDNHLVHVLSPNIYRNVPEALESFDYITTQGNFSFSERLVAKYGGAAAMYFVSKKLKKKHNITDERAALYGAAEQWVDALNGRKFLGGLYPNLADLAVFGVLRPIRHLQSGRDMVEHTRIGKWFSEMDRAVGQSSRVSEHS, from the exons ATGAGAGGGCTGAACAGAGCAGTGCTTCTAAGCAGAGCCCTTAGAAGCAATTTCACCGCCGTGTCTAGTGCTACTGCCACCCTTCAACGAGCGGTTCCCCATGGCACGATCACCGTGAGAGGCAACAATCCTTCTGTGAATGGGTTTAGATACGTTTCGTCTTCTTCCACTTCTCTGGCTTATGATGCCCAGACCAAGGCCTTCAACCCCAAAGAACTTGTCCTATTTCAGTACCAGGCCTGTCCATTCTGCAATAAGGTTGCAG CGTTTCTGGACTATTACGATATTCCGTTCAAAGTTGTTGAGGTGAATCCCATCAACAAGAAGGAGATCAAATGGTCCGACTACAAGAAAGTGCCCATCCTCACTGTTGACGGTGAACAGATGGTTGATTCTTCAG ACATAATTGAtaagttgatcaagaggataCATCCAGATTATGATCTAAATgctgaagaagagaagaagtgGCGAGA GTGGGTGGATAATCACTTGGTGCATGTCTTGTCACCAAATATATATCGAAATGTTCCTGAAGCTCTTGAATCATTTGATTATATCACCACCCAAG GAAATTTCAGTTTTTCTGAGAGGTTAGTGGCAAAGTATGGTGGGGCTGCAGCTATGTATTTTGTGTCaaagaaattgaagaagaaacacAACATCACCGATGAGCGAGCAGCACTGTATGGAGCTGCCGAACAATGGGTTGATGCTTTGAACGGCCGTAAATTTCTTG GTGGGTTGTATCCTAATTTAGCAGATCTTGCTGTGTTTGGTGTTCTGAGACCCATCCGCCATCTCCAGTCAGGTAGAGATATGGTAGAGCACACCAGGATTGGGAAATGGTTTTCTGAAATGGATCGTGCAGTAGGACAGTCTTCTAGGGTGAGTGAGCACAGCTAG
- the LOC108342906 gene encoding protein FREE1 — translation MQQGDFTSVPPYYQFSHPQNPIPIPNPNPNPSDPNTNNLYASAPPFTPSYAPSDYTSYHPSYPQNPDPIPPTAPPSFAPSSSNPNFNSHFESNPSYQQPQQQPYFPPHDQHQTHPNYAPPNPNPAPSLYNSAPYSYTGGSSVPPIPTYEPAAYEPPVRPDHGGGYLDDSYGGSFNNRSRSELGSDYYGKSGGNSRYEGGGGGSDDGYGDGVYAYQGGKVEPYGARGTAPKSSTWASFDDYGRSISFPSHKESSGGGKIVKAVPKVDTHEDVKGGGVQKFRVKLLAESGGQSTMDVLCQIGLDGIRMLDPNTSRTLRIYPLENITRCDRVDSSTFAFWSKSPVDIEPRRIRLQSNSYTTNTLLDTVTAATIQFKEMGGSRRPSEPVKTNEQTQERKKGFGDWMNLIKPANEEKDHWVPDEAVTKCTACGTDFGAFIRKHHCRNCGDIFCDKCTHGRIALTAEENAQPVRVCDRCMGEVSLRITSARESSSKPTLQSHEDLARKLQEELERNRKTSGSKSDGSARRMKEVACPICTVHLQVQVPSSGSETIECGVCQHPFLVSAH, via the exons ATGCAGCAAGGAGATTTCACCTCTGTTCCTCCGTATTATCAATTTTCTCATCCCCAAAACCCCATCCCCATCCCCAACCCCAATCCCAACCCTTCCGATCCGAACACCAACAACCTCTACGCTTCTGCACCTCCCTTTACCCCCAGTTACGCTCCTTCAGATTACACCAGCTATCATCCTTCTTACCCTCAAAATCCGGATCCTATTCCACCAACTGCTCCTCCTTCTTTTGCTCCCTCTTCCTCCAACCCTAATTTCAACTCGCACTTCGAATCAAACCCTTCCTAccaacaaccacaacaacagCCCTATTTCCCACCACACGATCAGCATCAAACACATCCCAATTACGCCCCTCCCAACCCCAATCCCGCTCCCTCCCTATACAACTCTGCTCCCTACAGCTACACCGGAGGCTCCTCCGTTCCGCCTATTCCGACCTACGAACCAGCCGCCTACGAGCCTCCCGTGAGGCCTGATCACGGCGGCGGATATTTAGACGACAGTTACGGAGGCAGCTTCAACAATCGGAGTCGTTCTGAGTTGGGATCGGATTATTATGGAAAGAGCGGTGGTAATTCGAGGTACGAAGGTGGAGGAGGCGGCAGTGATGATGGCTACGGAGATGGGGTGTATGCTTATCAGGGAGGGAAGGTGGAACCCTATGGGGCACGTGGCACGGCGCCGAAATCATCGACTTGGGCGTCGTTTGATGATTACGGGAGGTCCATCAGTTTCCCCTCGCATAAGGAATCTTCTGGTGGGGGTAAGATTGTGAAAGCTGTGCCCAAGGTTGATACCCATGAAGACGTTAAAGGCGGTGGCGTGCAAAAGTTTCGGGTCAAGTTATTGGCGGAAAGTGGGGGTCAGAGCACCATGGATGTTCTCTGTCAG ATTGGTTTGGATGGCATTCGTATGCTGGATCCAAATACCAGCCGGACATTGAGGATTTATCCTCTTGAAAATATAACAAGATGTGAT AGAGTCGATTCGTCCACCTTTGCATTTTGGTCAAAAAGCCCTGTGGATATTGAGCCAAGACGAATCAGATTGCAATCTAACAGTTATACCACCAACACACTCTTGGATACAGTGACTGCTGCAACAATACAG TTCAAAGAAATGGGTGGAAGCCGAAGGCCTTCTGAGCCTGTGAAAACAAATGAACAGActcaagaaagaaagaaaggtttTGGCGATTGGATGAATCTGATTAAACCCGCCAATGAAGAAAAGGATCATTGG gttCCAGATGAGGCTGTAACTAAATGTACAGCATGTGGCACTGATTTTGGGGCTTTTATTCGCAAG CACCACTGTAGGAACTGTGGTGATATTTTCTGTGACAAATGTACACATGGTAGAATTGCTCTAACTGCTGAAGAGAATGCACAGCCTGTGCGAGTTTGTGATCGGTGCATG GGAGAAGTTTCTCTGCGGATAACTAGTGCTAGGGAGTCATCAAGTAAACCTACGTTGCAGAGTCATGAGGATCTTGCCAGGAAACTTCAG GAGGAGCTGGAGAGAAATCGAAAGACATCAG GTTCCAAGTCTGATGGATCTGCAAGGCGGATGAAGGAAGTTGCATGTCCTATTTGCACTGTCCACCTGCAG GTTCAGGTGCCCAGCTCGGGTTCAGAGACCATTGAGTGTGGAGTGTGCCAGCACCCATTTCTTGTGAGTGCTCATTGA